In Anabaena sphaerica FACHB-251, a single window of DNA contains:
- a CDS encoding NUDIX hydrolase, with translation MNHQLPQVALPAANVAIAILYQDNKYLMQLRDNIPTIDAPGCWVIFGGHIEPHETPEVGIKREILEEIGYELADVVKFGVYTHEKFIEHVFHAPLLVKLDQLVLNEGWDMGLLTVDNIHSGRCYSAVADEVRPLGTNHQRIMLDFITASIN, from the coding sequence ATGAATCATCAATTACCCCAGGTAGCGTTGCCTGCGGCGAACGTAGCGATCGCTATTCTCTATCAAGACAATAAATATCTCATGCAACTACGGGACAATATCCCCACTATAGATGCACCTGGATGCTGGGTAATTTTTGGTGGACACATAGAACCTCATGAAACCCCAGAGGTAGGCATTAAACGGGAAATTTTAGAAGAAATCGGTTATGAGTTGGCAGATGTAGTCAAATTTGGTGTTTATACCCATGAAAAATTCATTGAACACGTTTTTCATGCTCCCCTCTTGGTGAAATTAGACCAACTGGTTTTAAATGAAGGTTGGGACATGGGGTTATTAACAGTGGACAATATTCATTCGGGCAGATGTTATTCAGCAGTTGCAGATGAGGTGCGACCTTTAGGTACTAACCATCAACGTATTATGCTGGATTTTATTACTGCATCAATCAACTGA
- a CDS encoding NUDIX hydrolase: protein MNNQLPQVAIAILYQDNKYLMQLRDNIPNIAAAGCWGLFGGHLEPGETPEIALVREVIEEIGYELPSFAKFGLYTDERVIRHVFQAPLLVGLDQLVLHEGWDMGLLTREDIERGSCYSAIAGEFRPLGIPHQRIMLDFINQQL from the coding sequence ATGAATAATCAACTACCTCAAGTAGCTATCGCTATTCTCTACCAAGACAATAAATATCTCATGCAACTACGGGACAATATCCCCAATATAGCTGCTGCTGGTTGCTGGGGTTTATTCGGTGGACATTTAGAACCAGGTGAAACACCAGAAATAGCACTTGTACGGGAAGTAATAGAAGAAATCGGTTATGAGTTACCTTCTTTTGCTAAATTTGGACTTTATACCGATGAGAGAGTTATTCGTCACGTTTTTCAAGCACCATTATTAGTGGGATTAGATCAACTAGTGCTGCATGAAGGTTGGGATATGGGATTATTGACAAGGGAAGATATTGAACGGGGTAGTTGTTATTCTGCGATCGCTGGAGAATTCAGACCTTTGGGAATTCCCCATCAACGGATAATGCTGGATTTTATCAACCAACAATTGTAG
- a CDS encoding AI-2E family transporter: MQIVNKLPRWLSVGLAFPIIILNGWLLIQVVQYFQPLVSVVSVAILLSFVLDYPIKFFHKRGVPRNLAIVGVLLLAVIILGAVGVILVPLIFQQLNELVNILPAWIDSGTQQLQAFVNWAATQDLPVNVTGLATQLLERISSQFQSFTGKILSFAFDTIGFLVNLILAVVLTIYLILNGEKLWNGIYQWFPPHISTKVRSSLKEDFQNYFIGQAVLGSILAVTVTLAFVVLRIPLALLFGIGIGFFSLFPFGTGIGIGIVSLLVTLENFWEGVEVAAIAVTIDQINSNIVAPRLLGNLTGLNPVWVVISLLIGAKLGGVLGLLVAIPLASFIKDIADSWRAGELKKVDEVDGSVSEMQKSVEVS, from the coding sequence ATGCAAATAGTAAATAAACTACCGCGCTGGTTAAGCGTAGGTTTGGCTTTTCCTATTATCATTCTCAATGGATGGTTATTAATTCAGGTTGTCCAATATTTTCAACCTTTGGTAAGTGTTGTTTCAGTCGCTATCTTGTTATCTTTTGTTTTAGACTACCCCATCAAATTTTTTCATAAACGCGGAGTACCACGTAACTTAGCTATTGTCGGAGTTTTACTTTTAGCGGTCATAATTTTGGGGGCTGTAGGCGTGATTTTAGTACCCCTTATTTTCCAACAACTCAATGAATTAGTTAATATTCTTCCGGCTTGGATTGATTCGGGAACTCAACAATTACAAGCTTTTGTGAATTGGGCAGCTACACAAGATTTACCTGTAAATGTAACTGGTTTAGCAACTCAGTTATTAGAAAGAATTTCTAGCCAATTTCAGTCCTTTACTGGTAAAATTCTTAGTTTTGCGTTTGATACTATTGGTTTTTTAGTTAACTTAATATTGGCAGTAGTTTTAACTATCTACCTAATATTAAATGGGGAAAAGTTGTGGAACGGAATTTATCAATGGTTTCCACCCCATATTAGCACAAAAGTTAGATCATCACTCAAAGAAGATTTCCAAAATTATTTTATTGGTCAAGCAGTATTAGGCTCGATTTTAGCTGTAACAGTTACATTAGCATTCGTAGTTTTAAGAATTCCTTTAGCATTACTTTTTGGAATTGGCATTGGTTTTTTCTCTCTTTTCCCTTTTGGAACGGGAATAGGTATTGGTATTGTGAGTTTGTTGGTGACATTAGAAAACTTTTGGGAAGGGGTAGAAGTAGCAGCGATAGCCGTGACAATTGACCAAATTAATTCTAATATTGTTGCGCCAAGACTTTTAGGAAATTTAACAGGTTTAAATCCTGTTTGGGTGGTAATTTCTTTGTTAATTGGTGCGAAGTTAGGCGGGGTTTTGGGTTTATTAGTTGCTATTCCTCTCGCTAGTTTTATTAAAGATATTGCTGATAGTTGGCGGGCGGGTGAGTTGAAGAAGGTTGATGAAGTTGATGGGAGTGTAAGTGAAATGCAGAAAAGTGTAGAGGTAAGTTGA
- the brnA gene encoding type II toxin-antitoxin system BrnA family antitoxin: protein MKAEEFDTKFDNYEDITEFLDLSQAIRPGYEQKKVNIDFPVWMIEALEQEAKRLGVTSDSIIKLWLAERLDKKVITG from the coding sequence ATGAAAGCGGAAGAATTTGATACTAAATTTGACAATTATGAAGATATCACTGAGTTTTTAGACTTATCTCAAGCAATTCGTCCCGGTTATGAACAGAAAAAAGTGAATATTGATTTTCCTGTTTGGATGATAGAAGCATTAGAACAAGAAGCAAAACGTTTAGGTGTAACTTCTGATTCTATTATTAAATTATGGCTTGCTGAACGTCTTGATAAAAAAGTGATCACTGGTTAA
- a CDS encoding BrnT family toxin, producing the protein MEFEFDPNKSATNQTKHNIDFIEAQKLWTDTNRVEIPARTTDEPRFLIIGKIGDKYWSAVITYRSDKIRIISVRRSRTEEVNIYESGRI; encoded by the coding sequence ATGGAATTTGAATTTGATCCTAATAAAAGTGCAACCAATCAAACTAAACATAACATTGATTTTATTGAAGCACAAAAACTGTGGACAGATACAAACCGTGTAGAAATACCCGCACGCACAACCGATGAACCCAGATTTTTAATCATTGGTAAAATAGGTGATAAATATTGGTCAGCAGTCATTACCTATCGAAGTGATAAAATAAGGATTATATCTGTTCGTCGTTCTCGTACTGAAGAGGTAAATATTTATGAAAGCGGAAGAATTTGA
- a CDS encoding helix-turn-helix domain-containing protein, translating to MLDYTISSGNIFQDLGFANAEEKLAKVKLASVIADILEQQQITPEQAGQILNLELAQVNNLSNGILKEFTLENLLSYLIKLGQNVEIMVTNQKSDKSQPKINVVYQKIA from the coding sequence ATGTTAGATTACACCATCAGTTCTGGCAATATCTTTCAAGATTTAGGATTTGCTAATGCAGAAGAAAAACTAGCAAAAGTTAAATTAGCTTCTGTCATTGCTGATATTTTAGAACAACAACAAATCACACCAGAACAAGCTGGACAAATTTTAAATTTAGAACTTGCACAAGTCAATAATTTAAGTAACGGTATTCTCAAAGAATTTACCCTTGAAAATTTATTAAGTTATTTAATAAAATTAGGTCAAAATGTAGAAATCATGGTAACAAATCAAAAATCAGATAAATCACAACCGAAAATTAATGTAGTTTATCAAAAAATTGCCTAA
- a CDS encoding type II toxin-antitoxin system RelE/ParE family toxin: protein MTNDTIKTVIWVNSAKEELLEFPEDVIDEVGYILYRVQTNQTHPKIKPLKGLNGVFEIRSNYQTDTYRTVYAIKIDDAVYVLHAFKKKSTQGIKTPQQTIDLIQQRLQTARQISQIRQN from the coding sequence ATGACTAATGATACAATCAAAACAGTTATCTGGGTAAATTCTGCTAAAGAAGAACTTTTAGAATTTCCTGAAGATGTAATTGATGAAGTTGGGTATATTCTCTACCGAGTGCAAACTAATCAAACTCATCCTAAAATCAAACCATTAAAAGGATTAAATGGAGTATTTGAAATTCGCAGCAACTATCAAACTGACACTTACCGAACTGTTTATGCTATAAAAATAGATGACGCTGTTTATGTTCTCCATGCTTTTAAAAAGAAATCTACTCAAGGAATTAAAACACCTCAACAAACTATTGATTTAATTCAGCAGCGATTACAAACAGCAAGACAAATCTCACAAATTAGACAAAATTAA
- a CDS encoding WG repeat-containing protein codes for MNTISKLVIPCQFGDADSFSEGLAKVKIEEKWGFINTIGKLVIPCQFDDADSFSKGLAKVKIEEKWGFINTIGKLVIPCQFDGADSFSEGLGAVKIGGKYGYINTNGKVIIPCQFDYAFRFSEELAMVQIGEKYGCINTNGQMVIPCQFNQIYWFSEGLAAVKIGEKYGYINTNGQIVISCQFDRTVWFSEGLANVRIGDKCGYINTNGQVVIPCQFDNAYNFEEGLAKITINGKDHLIDKTGKIVY; via the coding sequence ATCAATACTATTAGTAAATTAGTTATTCCCTGTCAGTTTGGTGATGCTGATTCGTTTTCAGAAGGACTAGCAAAAGTAAAAATAGAAGAAAAATGGGGATTTATCAATACTATTGGTAAATTAGTTATTCCCTGTCAGTTTGATGATGCTGATTCGTTTTCAAAAGGACTAGCAAAAGTAAAAATAGAAGAAAAATGGGGATTTATCAATACTATTGGTAAATTAGTTATTCCCTGTCAGTTTGATGGTGCTGATTCGTTTTCAGAAGGACTAGGAGCCGTAAAGATAGGAGGAAAATACGGGTATATCAACACCAATGGTAAAGTGATTATTCCCTGTCAGTTTGATTATGCTTTCAGATTTTCAGAAGAACTAGCAATGGTACAAATAGGAGAAAAGTATGGGTGTATAAATACTAATGGTCAAATGGTTATTCCTTGTCAATTTAATCAGATTTACTGGTTCTCTGAAGGACTAGCAGCCGTAAAGATAGGAGAAAAATATGGATATATCAATACTAATGGTCAAATAGTGATTTCTTGTCAATTTGATAGGACTGTGTGGTTTTCAGAAGGACTGGCAAATGTACGAATAGGAGATAAATGTGGTTATATAAATACTAATGGTCAAGTAGTTATTCCTTGTCAGTTTGATAATGCTTATAATTTTGAAGAAGGATTAGCAAAAATAACAATTAATGGAAAAGATCACTTAATTGATAAAACAGGGAAGATAGTTTATTAA
- a CDS encoding protein kinase domain-containing protein, with the protein MLQEVYLIQEFIEGKDLTNEICPGKKFSEAEVIQLLRDVLEILVYVHDNKVIHRDIKPDNIMRRKDGKLVLIDFGAIKQINTTTAMKSGSTTRTIRISTPGYTPLEQAMGKPKFSSDIYALGMTVYQYY; encoded by the coding sequence ATTCTGCAAGAGGTCTATTTAATTCAGGAATTTATTGAAGGCAAAGATTTAACTAATGAAATCTGTCCTGGTAAAAAGTTTAGTGAAGCTGAAGTAATTCAACTTTTACGAGATGTTTTAGAAATATTGGTTTATGTCCATGACAACAAAGTTATTCATAGGGATATTAAACCAGACAATATTATGCGACGTAAGGATGGTAAGTTAGTATTAATTGATTTTGGTGCAATCAAACAAATTAATACCACTACTGCCATGAAATCAGGCTCTACTACCCGAACTATTCGTATTAGTACGCCGGGATATACGCCTTTAGAACAGGCTATGGGTAAACCTAAATTTAGTAGTGATATTTATGCTTTAGGTATGACAGTTTATCAATACTATTAG
- a CDS encoding protein kinase — MIGKILRQRYQIIKQLGAGGFGETYLAEDLDIPVTPKPVCVVKRLKPTEIDRDSIRLFKQEAQILYKLGQNHDQIPKLYAYFQEDEDFY, encoded by the coding sequence ATGATTGGTAAGATTCTCCGTCAACGTTACCAGATTATCAAACAATTAGGTGCAGGTGGGTTTGGGGAAACTTACCTTGCTGAAGATTTAGATATTCCTGTTACTCCTAAACCGGTTTGTGTGGTTAAACGGTTAAAACCTACAGAAATTGATAGAGATAGTATACGTTTATTTAAACAAGAAGCACAAATTTTATATAAATTAGGTCAAAACCACGATCAAATTCCTAAATTGTATGCCTATTTTCAGGAAGATGAAGACTTTTATTAG
- the mutS gene encoding DNA mismatch repair protein MutS, protein MTTPESNQPNTPLSDTKLVEDRSKLSKMYQHYVEMKDKYPHALLLYRVGDFFETFFQDAVTVSRELELVLTSKHGGELGRIAMTGVPHHAWERYTTQLVEKGYAVVICDQVEDSADAIGLVKREVTRILTPGTLLEEGMLKASRNNYLAAVVIAVNHWGLAYADISTGEFLTCQGSDLEHLTQELMRLQPSEVLFPTNAPDLGSLLRPGETSPSLPQCLPPTFCYSLRSQLPFSQAEARSKLLQKFKLRSLEGLGCEHLPLAVRAAGGLLEYIEDTQKENTVSLQLLHTYTLTDYLIVDHQTRRNLEITQTVRDGTFHGSLLWSLNRTSTAMGGRALRRWLLQPLLDIKGIRARQDTIQELLENTSLRQDLRQLLRQIYDLERLTGRAGSGRANARDLMALADSFSRLPELSRIVEDARSPFLKALQKVPPILEELAKKLHAHIVESPPTHLKEGGLIRPGINPLLDERKATVEADQQWIANLEVDERARTGIPNLKVGFNKTFGYYISISRSKSDQVPENYIRKQTLTNEERYITPDLKEREARILTARDDLNQLEYEIFAALRDEVGSHAETIRNISRAVAAADVLCGLAELAVHQGYCRPEMVNGREIEVVDGRHPVVEQSLPAGFFVPNSTWLGGMNHEGAKDTKEEGKKEEKKNVVPISLRSYPDLVILTGPNASGKSCYLRQVGLIQLMAQIGSFVPARSARLGVCDRIFTRVGAVDDLATGQSTFMVEMNETANILNHATAKSLVLLDEIGRGTATFDGLSIAWAVAEYLAVEIKSRTIFATHYHELNELASIVPNVANYQVTVKELPDQIIFLHQVQPGGADKSYGIEAGRLAGLPAVVIKRAKQVMGQIEKHSKIAMGLREGL, encoded by the coding sequence ATGACCACACCAGAAAGCAATCAACCAAATACACCTCTTAGCGATACAAAACTGGTAGAAGACCGCAGCAAGCTGAGTAAAATGTATCAGCACTATGTAGAAATGAAGGATAAATATCCTCATGCGTTGCTGCTATATCGCGTCGGTGATTTTTTTGAAACTTTTTTCCAAGACGCTGTAACCGTCTCCAGAGAATTAGAATTAGTTTTAACTAGTAAACATGGTGGTGAGCTTGGTCGTATTGCTATGACTGGTGTACCTCATCATGCTTGGGAACGCTACACAACCCAACTGGTAGAAAAAGGTTATGCTGTAGTGATTTGTGACCAAGTTGAAGACTCTGCTGATGCTATTGGTTTAGTAAAGCGCGAAGTAACCCGCATCCTCACACCAGGGACTTTACTAGAAGAAGGAATGCTCAAAGCAAGTCGTAATAACTACTTAGCCGCTGTGGTAATTGCGGTGAATCATTGGGGTTTAGCCTATGCAGATATATCAACTGGGGAATTTCTCACCTGTCAAGGTAGTGATTTAGAACACCTGACTCAAGAGTTAATGCGATTGCAACCTTCAGAAGTGTTGTTTCCTACAAATGCTCCTGATTTGGGTAGTTTACTACGTCCGGGGGAAACCTCACCCTCCCTTCCCCAATGCTTACCACCGACATTTTGTTATAGTTTGCGCTCGCAACTTCCCTTTTCTCAAGCCGAAGCTAGAAGTAAATTATTGCAGAAATTCAAATTGCGATCGCTCGAAGGGTTAGGTTGTGAACATCTCCCCCTCGCAGTTCGCGCTGCTGGTGGACTACTGGAATACATCGAAGATACACAAAAAGAAAACACCGTTTCTTTGCAACTATTACACACCTATACACTCACAGATTATCTGATCGTTGACCACCAAACCCGACGCAACTTAGAAATTACCCAAACCGTTCGCGATGGTACATTTCACGGTTCTTTGTTGTGGTCTTTAAACAGAACCAGCACCGCAATGGGAGGAAGAGCTTTAAGAAGATGGTTGTTACAACCGCTACTTGATATCAAAGGCATTCGAGCGCGACAAGATACCATTCAAGAACTACTGGAAAATACCTCTTTACGTCAAGATTTACGGCAGTTATTACGGCAAATCTACGATTTAGAACGGTTAACAGGTCGTGCAGGTTCAGGGAGAGCAAACGCACGAGATTTAATGGCTTTAGCTGATTCTTTCTCCCGTTTACCGGAATTATCTCGTATAGTGGAAGATGCGCGATCGCCTTTTCTCAAAGCTTTACAAAAAGTCCCACCTATATTAGAAGAATTAGCAAAAAAGTTACACGCCCACATCGTGGAATCACCACCCACCCATTTAAAAGAAGGTGGTTTAATTCGTCCCGGTATAAATCCCCTATTGGATGAAAGAAAAGCTACAGTAGAAGCAGATCAACAATGGATTGCAAATTTAGAAGTTGATGAAAGAGCGAGAACGGGAATTCCCAACTTAAAGGTAGGTTTTAATAAAACTTTTGGTTATTACATCAGTATTTCTCGTTCTAAATCTGACCAAGTTCCAGAAAATTACATCCGTAAGCAAACGCTGACAAATGAGGAACGTTACATTACTCCAGACTTGAAAGAACGAGAAGCACGGATATTGACAGCAAGGGACGATTTAAATCAGTTGGAATATGAGATTTTTGCCGCTTTACGGGATGAGGTGGGTTCTCACGCGGAAACCATTCGCAATATTTCTCGTGCGGTAGCTGCTGCTGATGTATTATGTGGTTTGGCTGAGTTGGCTGTCCATCAAGGTTACTGTCGTCCTGAAATGGTGAACGGACGGGAAATTGAGGTTGTTGATGGTCGTCATCCGGTTGTTGAACAGTCTTTACCTGCTGGGTTTTTTGTTCCTAATTCGACTTGGTTAGGAGGAATGAACCACGAAGGAGCGAAGGACACGAAGGAAGAAGGGAAGAAGGAAGAGAAGAAGAATGTTGTCCCTATCTCTCTACGTTCTTATCCTGATTTGGTGATTTTGACGGGTCCCAATGCTAGTGGGAAGAGTTGTTATTTACGGCAGGTGGGTTTAATTCAGTTAATGGCGCAAATTGGTAGTTTTGTACCTGCTAGGTCGGCGAGGTTGGGGGTGTGCGATCGCATTTTTACCCGTGTTGGTGCTGTTGATGATTTAGCAACTGGTCAATCTACTTTTATGGTAGAAATGAATGAAACTGCAAATATTCTCAATCATGCAACTGCTAAATCTTTGGTTTTATTAGATGAAATTGGTCGTGGAACTGCAACTTTTGATGGTCTTTCTATTGCTTGGGCTGTGGCAGAATATTTAGCAGTGGAAATTAAATCTCGGACTATTTTTGCAACTCATTATCATGAGTTAAATGAATTAGCTAGTATTGTTCCTAATGTGGCTAATTATCAAGTGACTGTGAAAGAGTTACCTGATCAAATTATCTTTTTACATCAAGTTCAACCCGGTGGTGCTGATAAATCTTATGGTATTGAAGCGGGAAGATTAGCGGGTTTACCTGCGGTTGTAATAAAGCGTGCAAAACAGGTAATGGGACAAATTGAAAAACACAGTAAAATTGCCATGGGTTTGAGGGAAGGACTATAA
- a CDS encoding putative PEP-binding protein, which yields MDKLYWLDQITPQDRAQVGDKAFYLSRIMQRGYPVAPGFVVGADVGRKFLETLNSSEPLVADLPYSSLHLDVGNWLQLQQVAGRLRQEIISGTVPQHWVNKIFQAAKTWEGKCLILRPTLSVSSVNQVMGNISGLLESVFCVCDSEAIAQGLKQTWSQLFRARSLLYWQSVGINFKQINLGVLVQPVENAIASGSFKADTLGWEIEATYGLGVAINRGEVLPDVYYIEEKTGVVQEQQLGNKILAYSVGDFTSVAAAQSLSTSVLMTEHNCLLAYLLSEHQQKQYALPEDFRQQIIHLGNQLVSELGAKLTIKWTITEATSAPKLYITQISAPPSLVTSLHFLKGIGAARGRVMATAYVIVSSQPKPEQIAKGVPKGVIIIAPAITPDWLPLLHEVGGIITERGGLTSHAAILSRELGIPAVVSAKNATKLIQTGERLMLDGDRGEVYRSGGEGDNWPDGEMGRWGDGEKISSHQYTKEPLENKSDQPQYGFSIAKPLPMIATQLLVNLSQPNLIEKVQNLPVDGVGLLRSELMMLNILEGQNPHAWLLDGRQSELLETLSAQIKKFARAFAPRPILYRSLDWRPQDLPSFCDSGQSSPQSILGEHGTWSYLRNPAVFELELKALMWLQKNDYTNIRLMLPFVRTVEEFVFCRRKVEQVGLTQNPHFQLWIMAEVPSVLFLLPEYIKAGVAGISIGTNDLTQLILGVDREQGDLASIFDERHPAVMGAIAQLIKMAKDGGIPCSICGQAPALYPEIIDKLVEWGITSISVEPEAVERTYQAIARAEQRLLLAAARKLLGNS from the coding sequence GTGGACAAACTCTACTGGCTTGACCAGATTACACCACAAGACCGCGCCCAGGTTGGCGATAAAGCGTTTTACTTGAGCAGAATTATGCAAAGGGGCTATCCAGTAGCGCCTGGTTTTGTGGTTGGGGCGGACGTTGGACGAAAATTTCTAGAAACTCTCAATAGTTCAGAGCCGTTGGTTGCGGACTTGCCCTATTCGTCGCTACATTTGGATGTAGGTAATTGGCTACAACTTCAACAGGTGGCTGGCCGCTTGCGTCAGGAAATTATTTCTGGTACTGTTCCACAGCACTGGGTGAATAAGATTTTCCAAGCTGCTAAAACTTGGGAAGGGAAATGTTTAATTTTGCGTCCTACACTGAGCGTATCATCTGTTAATCAGGTGATGGGCAATATCTCTGGGTTGCTGGAGTCGGTTTTTTGTGTTTGTGATTCTGAAGCGATCGCTCAAGGGTTAAAGCAAACTTGGAGCCAGTTGTTTCGTGCCAGAAGTCTCCTATATTGGCAGAGTGTAGGCATTAACTTCAAACAAATTAATTTAGGGGTGTTAGTGCAACCGGTGGAAAATGCGATCGCCTCCGGTTCATTCAAAGCCGACACATTAGGCTGGGAGATTGAAGCCACTTATGGATTAGGAGTAGCTATTAACAGGGGCGAAGTATTACCAGATGTTTACTACATCGAAGAAAAAACCGGAGTTGTTCAAGAACAACAATTGGGAAATAAAATTCTCGCCTATTCTGTTGGTGATTTTACATCTGTTGCGGCGGCGCAATCCCTGTCTACATCAGTATTGATGACAGAACACAATTGTTTGTTGGCCTACCTACTCAGTGAGCATCAGCAAAAACAGTATGCTTTACCAGAAGATTTCCGACAGCAAATAATTCATTTAGGCAATCAACTAGTGAGTGAACTAGGGGCAAAATTAACTATAAAGTGGACAATTACCGAAGCAACTTCAGCCCCGAAGCTTTACATTACTCAAATTAGCGCCCCTCCATCTTTAGTTACTAGCTTGCACTTCCTCAAAGGCATAGGGGCTGCTAGGGGACGTGTGATGGCTACTGCTTATGTGATTGTTAGTTCACAACCCAAACCAGAACAAATTGCCAAGGGAGTGCCAAAGGGAGTAATCATAATCGCCCCAGCAATCACTCCTGATTGGTTGCCTTTACTACATGAAGTGGGGGGGATTATTACAGAACGAGGAGGACTAACCAGCCACGCGGCGATTTTATCTAGGGAATTGGGTATTCCTGCTGTAGTCAGTGCCAAAAATGCCACAAAGTTAATTCAAACTGGCGAAAGACTAATGCTTGATGGTGACAGGGGAGAAGTTTATCGCAGTGGAGGAGAGGGCGATAACTGGCCTGATGGGGAGATGGGAAGATGGGGAGATGGGGAGAAAATTTCATCACACCAGTACACAAAGGAGCCACTTGAGAATAAGTCAGATCAGCCCCAGTACGGGTTTAGCATTGCTAAACCCCTACCTATGATTGCTACCCAACTATTAGTTAATCTCAGTCAACCTAATTTGATTGAAAAAGTCCAAAATTTGCCTGTAGATGGGGTGGGATTATTACGTTCAGAATTGATGATGTTAAATATTTTGGAGGGACAAAATCCTCATGCTTGGCTGTTGGATGGAAGACAGTCAGAATTATTAGAAACTCTATCTGCACAGATTAAAAAGTTTGCGCGGGCTTTTGCACCAAGACCTATTTTATATCGGTCTTTAGATTGGCGACCACAGGATTTACCTTCTTTTTGTGATAGTGGACAATCTTCACCACAGTCGATATTAGGTGAACATGGGACTTGGAGTTATTTACGCAATCCGGCTGTTTTTGAATTAGAATTGAAGGCTTTGATGTGGTTACAAAAAAATGATTACACCAATATTCGTTTGATGTTGCCTTTTGTGCGGACTGTGGAAGAATTTGTATTTTGTCGTCGTAAAGTTGAGCAAGTAGGTTTAACTCAAAATCCTCATTTTCAATTATGGATCATGGCAGAAGTACCGAGTGTACTGTTTTTATTGCCAGAATATATTAAAGCTGGGGTAGCGGGTATTTCTATTGGCACTAATGACTTGACGCAATTAATTTTAGGTGTAGATCGGGAACAGGGAGATTTAGCAAGTATATTTGATGAACGTCATCCAGCGGTAATGGGTGCGATCGCTCAATTAATTAAGATGGCTAAAGATGGGGGGATTCCTTGTTCAATCTGCGGTCAAGCACCTGCTTTATATCCAGAAATTATTGATAAGTTGGTGGAATGGGGTATTACTTCTATTTCTGTGGAACCGGAAGCTGTGGAGAGGACTTATCAAGCGATCGCTCGTGCTGAACAGAGGTTACTTTTAGCAGCTGCTAGGAAACTTTTGGGTAATTCGTAA
- a CDS encoding MgtC/SapB family protein, translating to MTNPYYIASNDWLNICFRLCLALLIGSIIGLERQLKRKPAGLRTHMLVSLGSAVFTITAIQVGGEKISADALSRVIQGIAAGVGFLGAGEILRESSQKSQSIEIHGLTSAAAIWVAAALGIASGCGLWQLGLIAAVLTVIVLNLFKKLEKFY from the coding sequence TTGACAAACCCTTATTACATTGCCAGCAATGATTGGCTTAATATCTGCTTTCGGCTCTGTCTGGCACTGCTGATTGGTTCAATTATAGGCTTAGAACGGCAACTCAAGCGTAAACCAGCTGGGTTAAGAACTCATATGTTAGTCAGTTTGGGTTCGGCTGTGTTTACTATCACTGCTATCCAAGTCGGAGGAGAAAAAATCAGTGCCGATGCTCTCAGTCGCGTCATTCAAGGAATTGCTGCTGGAGTGGGATTTCTCGGTGCTGGAGAAATTTTGCGCGAATCTTCTCAAAAATCACAATCAATTGAAATTCATGGTCTTACTTCGGCCGCAGCTATTTGGGTGGCAGCTGCTTTAGGAATTGCCTCTGGGTGTGGTTTATGGCAGCTAGGATTAATTGCTGCTGTGTTGACAGTTATAGTTCTGAATTTATTTAAAAAATTAGAAAAATTTTATTAG